A single region of the Leptospiraceae bacterium genome encodes:
- a CDS encoding NUDIX hydrolase: MEKFEDSFKFKSWRDVLLKHKIKINSVKELHTVNKPNGEMLFTLVHIDAVDPDNHKLLPVVLIRGHFVAVVTCLIEKETGNKYFLLVKQRRVANGDIFYEHPAGMCDSEPDPWKVAVKEVEEETGLKITRDNLRLLHAEPLYSSAGLLDEAGYFFACEIPLSREEIDTYRDKSAGAADENEVIITHVCTLSEVFSLIRNTNGLLATYLYLEDVKGSVA, translated from the coding sequence ATGGAAAAGTTCGAAGACTCATTTAAATTTAAATCCTGGCGAGATGTGCTACTAAAGCACAAAATCAAAATCAACTCCGTTAAAGAATTACATACAGTAAACAAACCCAACGGGGAAATGCTTTTTACTCTGGTGCATATCGATGCAGTTGATCCTGACAATCACAAACTACTACCCGTTGTTTTAATTCGTGGACATTTTGTAGCGGTAGTGACTTGCCTCATCGAAAAAGAAACTGGCAACAAATACTTTTTATTAGTCAAGCAAAGACGTGTGGCTAACGGCGATATATTCTACGAACACCCAGCCGGTATGTGCGATAGCGAGCCTGACCCCTGGAAAGTTGCAGTCAAAGAAGTAGAAGAAGAAACCGGACTAAAAATTACAAGGGATAATCTCCGTTTGCTTCACGCTGAGCCTCTTTATAGCTCTGCCGGTCTACTCGATGAAGCGGGATATTTCTTTGCCTGTGAAATTCCCCTTTCCCGCGAAGAGATTGATACTTACCGTGATAAGTCCGCAGGTGCAGCCGATGAAAATGAAGTCATCATCACTCATGTCTGCACACTCTCGGAGGTATTCAGTCTTATCCGCAACACCAACGGTCTTCTCGCAACCTATTTGTATTTGGAAGATGTAAAGGGGAGTGTTGCTTAA
- a CDS encoding glutamate-1-semialdehyde 2,1-aminomutase — MTQEELFERAKKVAPGGVHSPVRSFRSVGGNPVFFKRAEGAYLYDTDNKEYVDFCLSFGPLILGHRDPEIEEVVRETIGLAWTFGACEPYSLELAEFIVNEIPWVEKIRFVSSGTEAVMSALRVARAATGRDKILKFDGCYHGHSDALLVKSGSGLAGEASSDSAGIGKHQLQDTLVLPLNDEVAVEKLFAEHGKSISCLIIEPLPANYGLLIQRKEYIEKICKIAKSHGTLVLFDEVISGFRVGMKGMGEYFDFKPDLVTYGKIIGGGFPVGAYAGSKELMDLVAPAGPVYQAGTLSGNPIGMRAGLAVLKKMKRDNLYESLTARTKKFTDELKSILNEKGNANWDISTFTSIFWAHQKTESPIRTIDEIPSGHKEGFAKLFHSLLKEGVYLAPSGYEVGFFSHAHNDDITTKVLEKVRLAMSYK; from the coding sequence ATGACACAAGAAGAATTATTTGAACGAGCAAAGAAAGTAGCTCCAGGAGGAGTCCATTCTCCTGTGAGATCATTTAGAAGCGTAGGTGGAAATCCTGTATTTTTTAAAAGAGCAGAAGGTGCTTACCTTTATGATACGGATAACAAGGAGTATGTGGACTTTTGTCTAAGCTTCGGTCCCTTAATCCTCGGACATAGAGATCCCGAAATCGAAGAAGTAGTCAGAGAAACAATCGGACTTGCTTGGACATTCGGAGCTTGCGAGCCTTATTCGCTTGAGCTTGCTGAGTTTATCGTAAATGAAATTCCCTGGGTAGAAAAAATTCGTTTCGTTTCTTCCGGAACAGAAGCAGTGATGTCAGCACTTCGGGTTGCAAGAGCGGCTACAGGCAGAGATAAGATTTTAAAGTTTGATGGATGCTACCACGGTCACTCAGATGCCCTACTCGTAAAATCAGGCTCAGGACTTGCCGGTGAAGCAAGCTCAGACTCTGCGGGTATCGGAAAACACCAACTACAGGATACGCTTGTTTTGCCGCTCAACGATGAAGTCGCTGTAGAGAAATTATTCGCAGAGCATGGCAAATCTATTTCCTGTCTTATCATAGAGCCTCTGCCGGCTAATTACGGTTTACTCATACAAAGAAAAGAATACATCGAAAAAATCTGTAAGATTGCCAAGTCTCACGGCACACTTGTATTATTCGATGAAGTGATTTCTGGATTTAGAGTTGGGATGAAAGGAATGGGCGAATACTTTGACTTCAAACCCGACTTAGTAACTTACGGAAAAATCATCGGTGGAGGATTTCCCGTTGGAGCTTATGCAGGCAGCAAAGAACTAATGGACTTAGTCGCGCCAGCAGGACCTGTCTACCAAGCAGGAACGTTAAGCGGCAACCCAATCGGTATGAGAGCAGGACTTGCTGTTCTAAAAAAGATGAAGCGAGACAACCTCTACGAAAGCCTCACCGCACGAACCAAAAAATTTACCGATGAACTAAAATCTATCCTAAACGAAAAAGGAAATGCAAATTGGGATATATCCACATTTACCTCAATATTTTGGGCTCATCAAAAGACAGAGTCCCCTATTCGAACGATAGACGAAATTCCTTCCGGTCACAAAGAAGGCTTTGCCAAACTATTCCATTCTCTTTTAAAAGAAGGAGTCTATTTGGCTCCTTCTGGTTACGAAGTAGGATTTTTCTCTCACGCGCATAATGATGATATTACTACAAAGGTGTTAGAGAAAGTTAGGCTGGCAATGTCATATAAATAA